In one Chitinophaga sancti genomic region, the following are encoded:
- a CDS encoding carboxypeptidase M32, translated as MMTQSSGELYASYKTKMQQIADIRNAIAVLGWDQETHLPEKGAAFRGQQITTLSTLAHELFVEDKLGELLQDLHTRQDLDIIATKNAALSLEDYEKNKKYPASFVAELSTTTNECYHAWIKARKANDYKIFEPLLAKMVELKKQEANILGYNGHPYNALLSEYEKGANTAMLDTIFADVKSALAPLLKRIESKPQVNKDFLHLHYDRNQQWEFGIEMLKAMGYDMNAGRQDISEHPFTTSFNPQDVRVTTRIDENDFGNMTWSCIHEGGHALYEQGLPVDNYGLPCGEAASLGIHESQSRLWENNVGRSLPFWQHHYAALQARFPGNLQNVSLDEFYKAINQVKPSLIRTEADELTYHFHVMIRYEIEKGLLDGTYTTKDLNEVWNKYYREYLHVDVPDDNQGVLQDIHWSHGSFGYFPTYSLGSLYAAQFFIAAQNQIPGLTEQISQGDYKQLLTWLRDEIHHHGRYYTSNELCAKVTGEPLAFKHFLDYATEKYHHIYQV; from the coding sequence ATGATGACACAATCCTCGGGAGAATTGTACGCTTCGTACAAAACGAAAATGCAACAGATTGCTGATATACGCAATGCTATTGCTGTATTGGGATGGGATCAGGAAACTCACCTGCCCGAAAAAGGAGCCGCCTTTCGGGGGCAGCAGATTACGACCCTCAGTACCCTCGCACATGAATTATTTGTAGAAGACAAGCTGGGTGAATTACTGCAAGACCTGCATACCCGCCAGGACCTGGACATCATAGCTACAAAAAACGCTGCCCTCTCCCTGGAGGACTATGAAAAGAATAAAAAATACCCTGCCAGTTTTGTAGCGGAACTTTCTACCACTACCAATGAATGTTACCATGCATGGATCAAGGCCCGGAAGGCCAATGATTATAAGATCTTTGAACCCCTGCTGGCCAAAATGGTGGAACTTAAAAAACAGGAAGCAAACATACTGGGATACAATGGCCATCCCTACAATGCCCTGCTGAGTGAATATGAAAAAGGAGCTAATACTGCTATGCTGGATACCATCTTTGCTGATGTAAAATCCGCGCTGGCTCCCTTATTAAAACGAATCGAATCCAAACCACAGGTAAATAAAGATTTTCTGCATCTGCATTATGACCGTAATCAACAATGGGAATTCGGCATCGAGATGCTGAAGGCCATGGGGTACGATATGAATGCCGGCAGACAGGATATTTCTGAACATCCATTTACTACCAGTTTCAACCCACAGGATGTAAGGGTGACTACCCGGATCGACGAAAATGATTTTGGCAATATGACCTGGAGTTGTATCCACGAAGGTGGGCATGCGCTTTATGAACAGGGCCTTCCGGTAGATAATTACGGTTTACCCTGCGGCGAAGCAGCCAGTTTAGGAATTCATGAATCACAGTCAAGGCTATGGGAAAATAATGTAGGTCGCAGCCTCCCTTTCTGGCAGCATCACTATGCAGCTTTGCAGGCACGCTTTCCTGGTAACCTGCAAAATGTATCGTTGGATGAATTCTATAAAGCGATCAACCAGGTAAAACCATCCCTGATCCGTACAGAAGCTGATGAACTGACTTATCATTTTCATGTAATGATCCGATATGAAATTGAGAAGGGATTACTGGACGGTACTTACACTACGAAAGACTTAAATGAAGTATGGAATAAGTACTACCGTGAATACCTGCACGTAGATGTACCCGATGATAATCAAGGCGTATTGCAGGACATTCACTGGTCACATGGTAGCTTTGGGTATTTCCCCACTTACTCACTGGGTAGCTTGTATGCCGCACAGTTTTTTATTGCTGCGCAAAATCAGATTCCGGGATTGACCGAGCAGATCTCCCAGGGAGATTATAAACAATTACTCACCTGGTTGCGTGATGAGATTCATCATCATGGAAGGTATTATACCAGTAATGAATTGTGTGCAAAGGTTACCGGGGAGCCGCTGGCCTTCAAGCATTTCCTGGATTATGCGACGGAGAAGTATCATCATATTTACCAGGTGTAG
- the recN gene encoding DNA repair protein RecN: MLQKLTIKNYAIIEQLEVDFAGSLNVITGETGAGKSILLGALSLILGERADPGVLHNKDNKCVIEGNFKVKKSQVAEFFQQHELDLEDQLIIRREISTAGKSRAFINDTPVNLSQLHELSQYLVDLHQQFDTLELEKSDFQREVLDALVNQPAPLQQYQQGYSRYVAVQRELKQLHDLRNNANKELDYNKFLLDELTEANFIPNEIEELDAELKVLSHAEEIRNTLSRVYFQLKEDEQPLLQQLKQIQSSVQGLANFHKDAPGIAARLQSAYVELQDITSEIGHMNDQVQTDGARLEHLNERLSLGYRLLKKHAVQTTSELLVIQEELTVKVDGVLNLDEKLEGLEKELETLQGKLQAQAAAITAAREKAALPFEKSVNALLAQVGMPNARLKASIVKGALNHFGQDTIEFLFDANKSGNFAPIRKVASGGELSRLMLCIKSLVAQSVALPTLIFDEIDTGISGEAARQVSFIMEGMAKGHQIICITHQPQIAGKADAHYFVFKDMKSGKVTTNVRLLTREERINHIAQMMSGEKPTAAALENARELVK, encoded by the coding sequence ATGCTACAAAAACTAACAATTAAGAACTACGCTATTATTGAACAGCTGGAAGTAGATTTTGCCGGGAGCCTGAATGTTATAACGGGGGAAACGGGTGCAGGTAAATCTATTCTGCTGGGCGCATTGTCATTGATACTTGGCGAACGTGCAGATCCGGGAGTATTGCACAACAAGGATAACAAATGTGTAATAGAGGGAAATTTTAAGGTGAAAAAGTCGCAGGTAGCAGAATTTTTCCAGCAACATGAACTGGACCTGGAAGATCAGCTGATCATTCGCCGCGAGATCAGTACCGCCGGTAAGTCGCGTGCATTCATCAATGATACCCCGGTTAACCTGTCTCAGCTACACGAACTAAGTCAGTACCTGGTAGACCTGCACCAGCAGTTCGATACCCTGGAACTGGAAAAATCTGATTTTCAGAGAGAGGTACTGGATGCATTGGTAAACCAGCCTGCCCCCCTGCAGCAATACCAGCAGGGTTATAGTAGATATGTAGCTGTACAGCGGGAGCTGAAACAGTTGCATGACCTGCGTAACAACGCGAACAAAGAACTTGATTATAATAAATTCCTGCTGGATGAACTGACAGAGGCCAACTTCATACCAAATGAAATTGAGGAACTGGATGCAGAGCTAAAAGTACTCAGTCATGCAGAGGAAATCAGGAATACCCTGAGCCGGGTCTACTTCCAGCTCAAGGAAGATGAACAACCCTTGTTACAGCAACTGAAACAGATTCAGTCATCTGTGCAGGGCCTGGCTAACTTTCACAAGGATGCCCCGGGCATCGCAGCACGTTTGCAATCAGCATATGTAGAACTCCAGGACATTACCAGCGAGATCGGGCATATGAATGACCAGGTACAAACAGATGGCGCACGGCTGGAACACCTGAATGAGCGTTTATCACTTGGCTACAGGTTGCTGAAAAAACATGCAGTACAAACTACCTCTGAACTGCTGGTCATACAGGAAGAGCTGACAGTGAAAGTGGATGGGGTGCTGAACCTCGACGAAAAACTGGAAGGCCTGGAAAAAGAACTGGAAACCTTACAGGGCAAATTGCAGGCACAAGCCGCAGCAATAACAGCTGCGCGTGAAAAAGCTGCCTTACCATTTGAGAAATCTGTGAACGCATTGCTGGCACAGGTTGGTATGCCGAACGCCAGGCTGAAGGCATCGATAGTAAAAGGTGCCCTGAACCATTTCGGACAGGATACAATTGAATTCTTATTTGATGCTAATAAGAGCGGCAACTTTGCTCCTATCCGGAAAGTGGCCTCAGGTGGTGAGTTGAGCAGGTTGATGCTGTGCATCAAATCACTGGTCGCGCAGTCAGTCGCACTGCCTACCCTGATCTTTGATGAGATAGATACAGGTATCTCTGGGGAGGCAGCCCGTCAGGTGAGTTTCATCATGGAAGGGATGGCCAAGGGGCACCAGATCATTTGTATTACACACCAGCCGCAGATTGCGGGTAAGGCTGATGCGCATTATTTTGTGTTTAAAGATATGAAGTCCGGCAAGGTGACAACAAATGTTCGATTGTTGACAAGGGAGGAGCGGATCAATCATATTGCACAGATGATGAGTGGAGAGAAACCGACAGCAGCTGCCCTGGAGAATGCACGGGAGTTAGTAAAATAA
- a CDS encoding enoyl-ACP reductase FabI: MAYNLLKGKKGIIFGALDENSIAWATALRCVEEGAEIVLTNAPIALRMGEINKLAEITNAPVIPADVTNLDDLNNLFTKSMEHFGGKIDFVLHSVGMSLNVRKGKPYTDLDYDFSHKTFDISAMSLHRVLQTAYKLDALNEWASVVALTYIAAQRVFPDYSEMADAKALLESVARSFGYHYGVSKKVRINTISQSPTRTTAGSGVKGFDGFINYAEQMSPLGNASAKQCADYTVSLFSDLTRMVTMQNLFHDGGFSSTGVTMDVMLQMEK, encoded by the coding sequence ATGGCTTATAACTTATTAAAAGGAAAGAAGGGTATCATATTTGGTGCATTGGATGAAAATTCCATTGCTTGGGCAACTGCACTTCGCTGTGTGGAAGAGGGTGCTGAAATCGTGTTGACAAATGCACCTATCGCTTTACGTATGGGGGAAATCAACAAACTGGCGGAAATTACCAACGCCCCTGTAATACCAGCGGATGTGACCAACCTTGATGACCTGAACAATCTGTTCACTAAATCCATGGAGCATTTTGGCGGTAAAATCGATTTCGTACTGCACTCTGTAGGTATGAGCCTCAATGTGCGTAAAGGAAAGCCCTATACTGACCTCGACTACGACTTCTCCCATAAAACTTTCGATATCTCAGCAATGTCTCTTCACCGTGTGCTGCAAACAGCTTATAAACTGGATGCCCTGAATGAATGGGCTTCTGTAGTAGCATTGACTTATATCGCTGCACAGCGCGTATTCCCTGATTATAGCGAGATGGCTGATGCAAAAGCACTGCTGGAATCAGTGGCACGCAGTTTCGGTTACCACTACGGTGTAAGCAAAAAAGTACGTATCAATACTATTTCTCAGTCACCTACCCGTACTACTGCCGGTAGTGGTGTGAAAGGTTTTGATGGCTTCATCAACTATGCAGAACAAATGAGTCCATTGGGAAATGCATCTGCAAAGCAATGTGCTGACTATACCGTATCACTGTTCTCCGATCTGACCAGAATGGTGACCATGCAGAACCTGTTCCATGACGGTGGATTCTCTTCTACCGGAGTAACCATGGATGTAATGCTGCAAATGGAAAAATAA
- a CDS encoding tetratricopeptide repeat protein yields the protein MRTVFLLGVLFALMFPAVARQKVYDFNPRCQQAYDAIMQLKVNAGTALLEAEKKEHPDNLIPYFLENYIDFFNLFFNEDPAVYSKRKDLRDQRLDILASGPENSPYYLYTQAVIRFQWAMIRIKFSEKWDAVWEIRKAFVQFKDNQRKFPQFQPNTMMIGALQAVFGTIPEGYRWISNILGMKGNIREGMRQVQQAAESNNDVALIFRPEASYYFCYLKLFIENKPDDVWIFIHKHQLDTKNNYLFALMVANIAMNNQKAALGIKTLSERSESGGYLDIKYNNYLWGVLKLDRQDDDANVYLQRFTDNFRGRFYLKECLQRLSWYYYLHGNMDAANRYRAQILTRGNTETDADKQALKDAKSGKWPDPVLLKARLLSDGGFFNEALKMLQTRKAADYGRMEDKLEYAYRLGRIYDAMGMDDSAIAMYDVTVKSGANRPEYFAARASLQMGYIYEKRKDKVKAQQCYQACLDMKGHDYKNSLDQRAKAGIQRLNGG from the coding sequence ATGCGTACCGTATTCCTGTTAGGAGTGTTATTCGCCCTTATGTTCCCTGCTGTAGCCCGGCAAAAAGTATATGACTTTAATCCCCGCTGCCAGCAAGCCTATGATGCCATTATGCAATTAAAGGTAAATGCAGGTACCGCCCTGCTGGAAGCCGAAAAAAAGGAACATCCCGATAACCTCATACCTTACTTTCTCGAAAATTATATCGACTTTTTCAACCTCTTTTTCAATGAAGATCCTGCAGTCTACTCAAAAAGAAAAGACCTGCGCGATCAGCGCCTGGACATCCTGGCATCGGGGCCTGAGAATAGTCCCTACTACCTGTATACCCAGGCTGTGATCCGCTTTCAGTGGGCCATGATCCGCATTAAGTTCAGCGAAAAGTGGGATGCCGTGTGGGAAATCAGGAAAGCCTTTGTACAGTTCAAAGACAACCAGCGCAAATTTCCCCAGTTCCAGCCAAACACGATGATGATTGGTGCCCTGCAGGCCGTATTCGGCACCATCCCCGAGGGCTATCGCTGGATTTCTAATATCCTGGGGATGAAAGGTAATATCCGGGAAGGTATGCGGCAGGTACAACAAGCCGCCGAAAGTAATAATGATGTAGCCTTAATATTCCGGCCCGAAGCTTCTTATTATTTTTGCTACCTGAAACTGTTCATTGAAAACAAACCGGACGATGTCTGGATATTCATCCACAAACATCAGCTGGACACGAAAAATAATTACCTTTTTGCCCTCATGGTAGCAAATATTGCCATGAACAACCAGAAAGCAGCACTGGGTATCAAAACCCTTTCAGAAAGAAGTGAGAGCGGCGGCTACCTGGATATCAAATACAATAATTACCTGTGGGGAGTTCTGAAACTGGACAGGCAGGATGATGATGCTAATGTGTACCTCCAGCGTTTTACCGACAACTTCAGAGGCAGATTCTATCTCAAGGAATGCCTCCAGCGGCTTAGCTGGTACTATTACCTGCATGGTAACATGGATGCTGCCAATAGATACAGGGCACAGATCCTGACCAGGGGGAATACGGAAACCGATGCCGATAAACAAGCTCTCAAAGATGCTAAAAGCGGTAAGTGGCCAGACCCCGTATTATTGAAAGCCCGTTTGCTCAGTGACGGAGGTTTCTTTAACGAAGCCCTGAAAATGTTACAGACCAGGAAAGCAGCAGACTATGGCCGTATGGAAGATAAGCTGGAATATGCCTATAGACTGGGAAGGATCTACGATGCAATGGGTATGGATGATAGTGCTATTGCCATGTACGATGTCACCGTAAAATCAGGCGCCAACAGACCTGAATATTTTGCTGCAAGAGCATCCCTGCAAATGGGTTATATTTATGAAAAGAGGAAAGATAAGGTGAAAGCCCAGCAATGTTATCAGGCTTGTCTGGACATGAAAGGACATGATTATAAGAACTCACTGGATCAGCGTGCCAAGGCCGGAATTCAGCGATTGAACGGAGGTTGA
- a CDS encoding Nif3-like dinuclear metal center hexameric protein, translated as MKIKEITTAVAAFAPLQYQESYDNAGLLFGNGDWEVTGVLLSLDTTEAVVDEAIARGCNLIVAHHPIVFGGLKKINGNNCVERVAIKAIKHDIAIYAAHTNLDNVRNGVCERMGQRLSLKNTRVLAPKKELLRKLYTFVPQAAAEKVRSALFAAGAGHIGAYSECSFNGAGEGTFKAGAGTQPYVGEIGSRHIEAETKVEVIFPLYLEQYVIKALIASHPYEEVAYDVVKLENEYAQVGSGLIGELEAPMDEMEFLQFVKQQFDTGCVRYTPLRGKPVKRVALCGGAGSFLLKRAIGAGADAYISADFKYHEFFDAENQIVIADVGHFESEQFTVDLFFHILTEKFPNFAPLKSTIRTNPVNYL; from the coding sequence ATGAAAATCAAAGAAATCACAACGGCTGTTGCCGCATTTGCACCATTACAGTACCAGGAGAGTTACGATAACGCAGGTTTGCTGTTCGGCAATGGTGACTGGGAAGTAACCGGGGTACTGCTTTCCCTGGATACAACCGAAGCAGTGGTAGACGAGGCTATTGCCAGGGGGTGTAACCTGATAGTGGCCCATCACCCTATCGTATTTGGAGGCCTGAAAAAGATTAATGGTAATAATTGTGTGGAACGGGTAGCTATCAAAGCTATCAAGCATGACATCGCTATATATGCTGCCCATACTAACCTGGATAATGTAAGGAACGGGGTTTGTGAAAGGATGGGGCAGCGGCTGAGCCTGAAAAATACCCGGGTATTAGCCCCTAAAAAGGAATTATTAAGGAAATTATACACATTTGTGCCGCAGGCAGCTGCCGAAAAGGTCAGGTCTGCATTATTTGCAGCCGGGGCCGGACATATTGGCGCATATAGTGAATGTAGCTTTAATGGAGCCGGGGAGGGAACTTTTAAGGCCGGAGCAGGCACCCAGCCTTATGTTGGGGAAATTGGCAGCCGTCATATTGAGGCAGAAACGAAGGTCGAGGTTATTTTTCCCTTATATTTGGAACAATATGTGATCAAGGCACTTATAGCCAGTCATCCTTATGAAGAAGTGGCCTACGATGTGGTGAAACTGGAAAATGAATATGCGCAGGTAGGTTCAGGATTGATAGGAGAGCTGGAAGCGCCAATGGACGAGATGGAATTTCTGCAATTTGTGAAACAGCAGTTTGATACCGGCTGCGTTCGGTATACCCCTCTCAGGGGTAAGCCGGTGAAACGGGTAGCGCTTTGCGGAGGAGCCGGAAGTTTCCTTCTGAAAAGAGCAATTGGGGCAGGAGCTGACGCTTATATTTCGGCAGACTTCAAATATCATGAGTTTTTTGACGCTGAAAATCAAATAGTTATAGCGGATGTTGGACATTTCGAGAGCGAGCAGTTTACGGTTGACTTATTTTTTCATATATTGACTGAAAAATTTCCTAATTTTGCGCCTCTTAAATCTACCATTCGAACAAACCCGGTAAATTATTTATAA
- a CDS encoding zinc ribbon domain-containing protein produces MATVNKDYSVEEKLVSVLRLQKMDSRLDEIQVLKGELPMEVKDLEDEIEGLNTRLSHVEDEIRGIQDFISNKKNQIKESEALIKKYEKQQDNVKNNREFEAITKELEMQSLEIKLAEKHIRDANDEVKDKSRSLESAKRTIGDKEANLKHKKGELEKIIGETEKEEKAFRKQSDEARAKVEPRLLQAYEKIRKNYRNGLAVATVVRDSCGGCFNAIPPQRQAEIRQRKKIIICEHCGRVLVDNDLEATVTI; encoded by the coding sequence ATGGCTACTGTAAATAAAGATTACTCCGTAGAGGAAAAATTGGTGTCTGTACTTAGACTACAGAAGATGGACTCCAGACTGGATGAGATCCAGGTGTTGAAGGGGGAGTTGCCGATGGAAGTTAAAGATCTGGAAGACGAGATCGAAGGATTAAATACACGTCTGTCTCATGTAGAAGACGAAATCCGTGGCATTCAGGACTTCATTTCTAACAAGAAAAATCAGATCAAGGAGTCAGAAGCCCTGATTAAGAAATACGAGAAGCAGCAGGATAACGTAAAAAATAACCGTGAGTTCGAAGCTATCACCAAAGAACTGGAAATGCAGTCTCTGGAAATCAAGCTGGCTGAGAAACACATTCGCGATGCAAACGACGAGGTAAAGGACAAGAGCCGTTCCCTGGAGTCCGCAAAGAGAACCATTGGTGATAAAGAAGCGAACCTGAAGCACAAGAAAGGTGAACTGGAAAAGATCATCGGTGAAACTGAAAAAGAAGAGAAAGCTTTCCGTAAGCAGAGCGATGAAGCTCGTGCTAAGGTAGAGCCTCGCTTGCTACAGGCTTACGAAAAGATCCGTAAGAACTATCGTAACGGTCTGGCAGTTGCCACCGTGGTACGTGATTCCTGCGGTGGTTGCTTTAATGCAATCCCTCCTCAGCGTCAGGCGGAAATCCGTCAGCGGAAGAAAATCATTATCTGCGAGCATTGCGGTCGCGTGCTGGTAGACAATGATCTGGAAGCAACAGTTACTATTTAA
- a CDS encoding rhodanese-like domain-containing protein, whose protein sequence is MSTAVFAQNNNVVKPEVFQTGIKQSGVQVFDVRTLAEYSAGHLPHAMQADYAREEEFNERIKYLNKEQPVYIYCLSGPRAAGAAKQMREKGFTNVVELDGGIAAWKGAGLAVEGGNNLPQLTLIDFTGKISEGDVLIEIGADWCPPCQKMEPAVAAYLKAHAGIKLLKVDGSKDTNVIKTLGATTLPTFILYKEGQEVWRKTGVVELN, encoded by the coding sequence ATGAGTACTGCCGTGTTTGCACAAAATAACAATGTGGTAAAACCTGAGGTTTTTCAGACAGGAATTAAACAATCGGGAGTACAGGTATTTGATGTACGTACCTTGGCAGAATATAGTGCTGGGCACCTGCCACATGCTATGCAGGCTGATTATGCCCGCGAAGAAGAATTTAATGAAAGAATAAAGTACTTAAACAAGGAACAGCCGGTATACATTTATTGCCTGAGTGGACCTCGTGCAGCTGGTGCAGCAAAGCAGATGCGCGAAAAAGGATTCACGAATGTAGTAGAACTGGATGGCGGTATCGCAGCCTGGAAAGGGGCGGGGCTCGCAGTAGAAGGTGGCAACAACCTTCCGCAGCTTACCCTGATCGACTTTACCGGTAAGATATCAGAAGGAGATGTGTTAATTGAAATCGGCGCTGACTGGTGTCCTCCTTGTCAAAAGATGGAACCTGCAGTAGCTGCTTACTTAAAAGCACATGCCGGTATAAAACTGTTAAAAGTAGATGGTAGCAAAGATACTAACGTGATTAAAACACTGGGTGCTACTACCTTACCTACATTTATCCTGTACAAGGAAGGGCAGGAAGTCTGGAGAAAAACAGGCGTTGTAGAATTAAACTAA